One window of the Deltaproteobacteria bacterium genome contains the following:
- a CDS encoding MotA/TolQ/ExbB proton channel family protein: MWPLLACSVVVVAVVIERAVFWVRLRLGGRCALREEVVALAGRGLWEAVEKKTAGSGDYVLAVLGAGARHRHGGMTAAMEAEARRAEREMGRYMKALDTMITAAPLIGIFGTVTGIITAFSTLGHGDAADPRLVGGGIAEALITTAAGLAVSIAAVFPYNYFRGLVDEAVHHMEDYGSRLEAAWSVGGDGAKAEEKSFTARRAGSRP; this comes from the coding sequence ATGTGGCCGCTCCTTGCCTGTTCGGTCGTCGTCGTAGCGGTGGTGATCGAGCGAGCGGTATTCTGGGTCAGGCTCCGGCTCGGCGGAAGATGCGCCCTGAGGGAAGAGGTCGTGGCCCTTGCCGGGCGCGGGCTCTGGGAGGCGGTCGAAAAGAAGACCGCCGGAAGCGGCGACTACGTGCTCGCCGTGCTTGGAGCAGGCGCCAGGCACAGGCACGGGGGCATGACGGCGGCGATGGAGGCCGAGGCGAGGCGGGCGGAGAGAGAGATGGGCCGCTACATGAAGGCGCTCGACACGATGATAACGGCGGCCCCTCTCATAGGCATCTTCGGCACCGTGACGGGCATCATCACGGCCTTCAGCACGCTCGGCCACGGAGACGCCGCGGACCCGAGGCTCGTCGGCGGGGGCATCGCCGAGGCGCTCATCACGACCGCCGCGGGGCTTGCCGTCTCGATTGCCGCGGTCTTCCCCTACAACTACTTCCGGGGCCTCGTCGACGAGGCCGTCCACCATATGGAAGACTACGGCTCAAGGCTCGAGGCCGCCTGGAGCGTCGGGGGAGACGGCGCGAAGGCCGAAGAGAAGTCCTTTACGGCCCGCCGCGCAGGGAGCCGACCTTGA
- a CDS encoding DUF2149 domain-containing protein, whose product MRYLGRRPVGPPSDDDPLSGIANLFDLGLVFIVGLLLALFGAYHLDELLRDDSEVTITKRSADGTMEIIMKKGKRIEALRLTEEKSRGRGRRLGTAYRLEDGTVVYVPDDGTWGPGAGGGGGAKQ is encoded by the coding sequence GTGAGATACCTCGGACGCCGGCCGGTCGGCCCCCCTTCGGACGACGACCCCCTGAGCGGTATAGCCAACCTCTTTGACCTGGGGCTCGTCTTCATCGTCGGACTCCTGCTGGCCCTCTTCGGGGCCTACCACCTCGACGAGCTGCTGCGCGACGACTCCGAGGTGACCATAACCAAGCGTTCCGCCGACGGAACGATGGAGATAATCATGAAGAAGGGTAAGAGGATCGAGGCCCTGAGGCTGACCGAGGAGAAGAGCCGGGGCCGGGGCCGCCGTCTCGGCACGGCCTACCGCCTCGAAGACGGCACGGTCGTCTACGTGCCCGACGACGGTACCTGGGGACCGGGCGCGGGCGGCGGGGGAGGCGCAAAACAATGA
- a CDS encoding cobaltochelatase subunit CobN: MKAAAAALAALFAVLLPPVSSQAADLVLMVIDNNSYLANRAAAGLDTAADVEVVAAGELAGGGERLRRSIDEAKVLVVDVMGRELTDYLDGHIGLAGKTVYALRSSVDDEGLRRRGYIFDEEVSAYYDNMSVGNVRNMLRLVISRHLDEGLSYGEAEPVTRLGIYHPDADGLFTDAGAYERWLRGRPGHDPRSPRIGLLFFASFLTEGQREPVDYIIRRLEEAGFSVTACFGRDEEAVRKFLLDEDGVGRVDLVLAFSLKFYSALTEGLARALRNLDVPILSAVNLYGDTIEKWRESPVGIGSTEAAWTMAAPEISGLVEPTVLSAKEEVADPETSKRYYLSRPVAENVERLIPRLRAWAELRRKPNAEKKVAVIFYNHSRGKHNIGASYLNVFASLREIAAALAARGYRTGGVPGERELRETIVAGARNIGSWAPGELDGLVAAGRAVLLDMETYREWFSRLPADFREAVIAQWGEPEDSGLMVHGAKIVIPMVRSENLVMMPEPARAWSDNPAGLAHDTTLYPHHQYIAAYLWLKEVFGADAVIHLGTHATYEWTPGKQAGLSPSCSPEVLTTDIPNFYPYIVDDVGEALQAKRRGRGVMLSHMTPLLRPSGLYAEYARMAELADEYERARSVGSVTADEKFSELVRLAQATGLAAETAGRGEDRLHGGADGRSRFVHELTHYLEEMREEMIPYGMHTYGRAMDADEARAMAGAVAGRNPDADEAEVARLVEASAQREMENLLRGLEGRYVEPGEGNDPLRNPQALPTGRNLYGFNPARLPSREAWRLGKEAADEIIRTHLEEHGRYPRKVAVVLWAVELLRNEGVNESTILWLLGVRPRWLPSGRVAGLEVVPGRELGRPRIDVLVSASGLYRDLFPHMIEWLDEAVGLALRQTDVENLVAAAARRAKARLIEMGLDEEEARELSRLRVFSEEPGSYGNGVAEAAASPRWRDESEIADIYERRMGFVFGGGRWGGKAGRLLAAQLADVDVAVHSRSSSLYGLLDNDDMFQYLGGLAAAVRRRAGRAPETLVTSQLRPGAVEVEELSRVMGRELRSRNLNPRWIEGMKGEDYAGAGAMADFVENLWGWQVTTPEEVDASLWRQVFEVYVRDSRGLDIEGFTAGANPWARQAMTARMLEAVRRGYWSPSDEVKAELASEYVESVAAAGPACSELVCANPRLARLAADLAARAGVASETVETFVSLLERAAGRQSRPRDEELEEIGVGPARGRPLEAGEGSAPGGDGTVEVEGFAMEEVGAGTAGKGEGPPRSAAAATAALAAAVAALLFYGARRARRR, translated from the coding sequence GTGAAGGCGGCGGCTGCGGCGCTCGCGGCGCTGTTCGCCGTGCTGCTGCCGCCCGTGTCCTCTCAGGCGGCCGACCTCGTCCTCATGGTCATCGACAACAACTCCTACCTCGCAAACCGCGCCGCCGCCGGCCTCGACACGGCCGCCGACGTCGAGGTCGTGGCCGCAGGAGAGCTCGCAGGAGGCGGTGAAAGGCTCCGCCGCTCAATCGACGAGGCGAAGGTCCTGGTTGTGGACGTCATGGGCCGGGAGCTCACCGACTACCTCGACGGCCACATAGGGCTTGCGGGCAAGACGGTCTACGCCCTGCGAAGCTCGGTGGACGACGAGGGGCTGCGGCGCAGGGGCTACATCTTCGACGAAGAGGTGAGCGCCTACTACGACAACATGAGCGTCGGGAACGTGCGCAACATGCTGCGGCTCGTCATAAGCCGCCACCTCGACGAGGGCCTCTCCTACGGCGAGGCGGAACCCGTGACAAGGCTCGGCATATATCACCCCGACGCGGACGGGCTCTTCACCGACGCCGGCGCCTACGAGCGCTGGCTGCGGGGCAGGCCAGGCCACGACCCCCGGAGCCCGCGCATCGGGCTCCTGTTCTTTGCGTCCTTTCTCACCGAGGGGCAGCGCGAGCCGGTGGACTACATTATAAGGCGTCTCGAGGAGGCGGGCTTTTCTGTCACCGCCTGCTTCGGACGCGACGAGGAGGCCGTAAGGAAGTTCCTCCTCGACGAAGACGGCGTGGGGAGGGTCGACCTGGTGCTCGCCTTCTCGCTCAAGTTCTACTCGGCCCTGACGGAGGGTCTGGCCCGGGCCCTGCGAAACCTCGACGTGCCCATACTCTCGGCCGTGAACCTCTACGGGGACACGATCGAGAAGTGGCGGGAGAGCCCCGTGGGCATAGGCTCCACCGAGGCGGCATGGACCATGGCCGCGCCCGAGATATCGGGGCTCGTCGAGCCCACGGTCCTTTCGGCCAAGGAGGAGGTGGCGGACCCCGAGACCTCGAAGAGATACTACCTGAGCCGTCCGGTGGCGGAGAACGTGGAACGCCTCATACCGCGTCTTCGGGCGTGGGCGGAGCTGCGGCGAAAGCCCAACGCCGAAAAGAAGGTGGCCGTCATCTTCTATAACCACAGCCGCGGTAAACACAACATCGGCGCAAGCTACCTGAACGTCTTCGCCTCGCTGCGCGAGATCGCCGCGGCGCTCGCCGCGCGGGGCTACAGGACGGGCGGGGTGCCCGGCGAGCGGGAGCTCAGGGAGACCATAGTGGCCGGCGCGCGCAACATCGGCTCCTGGGCGCCCGGCGAGCTCGATGGGCTCGTCGCCGCGGGCCGGGCCGTCCTCCTCGACATGGAGACCTACAGGGAGTGGTTCTCGCGCCTGCCCGCGGACTTTCGGGAGGCCGTCATCGCCCAGTGGGGCGAGCCGGAAGATTCAGGCCTCATGGTCCACGGAGCAAAGATCGTCATACCCATGGTGCGCAGCGAAAACCTGGTGATGATGCCCGAGCCCGCCAGGGCCTGGAGCGACAACCCGGCCGGCCTCGCCCACGATACGACCCTCTACCCCCACCACCAGTACATCGCCGCCTACCTCTGGCTCAAGGAGGTCTTCGGGGCCGACGCCGTGATCCACCTCGGCACCCACGCAACCTACGAGTGGACGCCGGGCAAGCAGGCGGGCCTTTCGCCGTCGTGCTCGCCCGAGGTGCTGACAACGGACATACCGAACTTCTATCCCTACATAGTCGACGACGTGGGCGAGGCGCTGCAGGCCAAGCGGCGCGGCCGGGGCGTCATGCTCTCGCACATGACGCCCCTGCTGCGCCCTTCGGGCCTCTACGCGGAGTACGCCCGCATGGCCGAGCTGGCCGACGAGTACGAGCGGGCAAGGAGCGTGGGCTCGGTGACGGCCGACGAGAAGTTCAGCGAGCTTGTGAGGCTCGCGCAGGCAACGGGCCTGGCCGCCGAGACCGCGGGCCGCGGTGAGGATCGCCTCCACGGCGGCGCCGACGGGCGCAGCCGTTTCGTCCATGAGCTGACCCACTACCTCGAGGAGATGAGAGAGGAGATGATCCCCTACGGCATGCACACCTACGGCCGCGCCATGGACGCCGACGAGGCGAGGGCCATGGCCGGGGCCGTCGCGGGCCGGAACCCGGACGCCGACGAGGCCGAGGTGGCGCGGCTTGTCGAGGCGTCGGCGCAAAGGGAGATGGAAAACCTTCTGCGCGGGCTCGAGGGCCGCTACGTCGAGCCCGGCGAGGGCAACGACCCGCTGCGAAACCCCCAGGCCCTGCCCACGGGCCGCAACCTCTACGGCTTCAACCCCGCAAGGCTTCCGAGCCGCGAGGCCTGGCGGCTCGGCAAGGAGGCGGCCGACGAGATAATACGCACCCACCTCGAAGAGCACGGCCGCTATCCCCGCAAGGTGGCCGTCGTGCTCTGGGCCGTGGAGCTCCTGAGAAACGAAGGCGTAAACGAGTCGACGATCCTCTGGCTTCTGGGCGTAAGACCGAGGTGGCTTCCATCGGGCCGTGTGGCGGGGCTTGAGGTCGTCCCGGGCCGGGAGCTCGGCAGACCGCGCATAGACGTGCTCGTAAGCGCCTCGGGCCTCTACCGCGACCTCTTTCCCCACATGATCGAGTGGCTCGACGAGGCGGTCGGCCTGGCCCTGCGCCAGACCGACGTGGAGAATCTCGTGGCCGCGGCCGCCCGCCGCGCGAAGGCGCGGCTTATCGAAATGGGGCTCGACGAGGAGGAGGCCCGTGAGCTGAGCCGCCTGCGCGTATTCTCCGAGGAGCCGGGCTCCTACGGAAACGGCGTGGCCGAGGCGGCGGCCTCTCCACGCTGGCGCGACGAATCGGAGATAGCCGACATCTACGAAAGGCGCATGGGTTTCGTATTCGGAGGCGGCAGGTGGGGCGGCAAGGCCGGGAGGCTGCTGGCGGCGCAGCTTGCCGACGTGGACGTGGCCGTCCACTCGCGCTCCTCCAGCCTCTACGGCCTGCTCGACAACGACGACATGTTCCAGTACCTCGGCGGGCTCGCCGCGGCCGTGCGCCGCCGGGCGGGACGGGCCCCGGAAACGCTCGTTACTTCCCAGCTCCGCCCCGGCGCCGTGGAGGTGGAGGAGCTATCGAGGGTCATGGGCCGCGAGCTCAGGAGCCGAAACCTCAACCCCCGCTGGATCGAGGGCATGAAGGGCGAGGACTACGCCGGGGCCGGGGCCATGGCCGACTTCGTCGAGAACCTCTGGGGCTGGCAGGTGACGACACCGGAGGAGGTGGACGCATCGCTGTGGCGGCAGGTCTTCGAGGTCTACGTGAGGGACAGCCGAGGTCTCGACATCGAGGGCTTCACCGCCGGGGCGAACCCCTGGGCCCGGCAGGCCATGACGGCGCGGATGCTCGAGGCCGTGCGCAGGGGCTACTGGAGCCCGTCCGACGAGGTGAAGGCCGAGCTCGCCTCGGAGTACGTGGAGAGCGTGGCCGCCGCCGGTCCGGCATGCAGCGAGCTTGTCTGCGCCAACCCGCGGCTTGCCCGGCTCGCCGCAGACCTTGCGGCGCGGGCGGGCGTGGCTTCTGAAACGGTGGAGACCTTCGTCTCCCTGCTGGAGCGCGCCGCAGGCAGGCAATCGAGGCCAAGGGACGAAGAACTCGAGGAGATCGGCGTCGGCCCGGCCCGGGGCCGCCCTCTCGAGGCGGGGGAGGGGAGCGCGCCTGGAGGCGACGGAACCGTGGAGGTGGAAGGCTTCGCCATGGAGGAGGTGGGGGCCGGGACGGCCGGGAAGGGGGAAGGGCCGCCGCGGTCCGCTGCGGCCGCCACGGCGGCGCTCGCCGCCGCCGTGGCGGCCCTTCTCTTCTACGGCGCGAGACGGGCCCGGAGGCGATGA
- a CDS encoding biopolymer transporter ExbD, whose translation MLPLIDVVFLLLVFFIYAMLSMAVHRGGRVELPASRAAAVETGEAVAVTIRREGEAVELLVDGEAVPRDGFVGLLRERAGGSADRKVRVFADRSVSYEQLFSVLDMVKEAGLSRISLQAGPRRGAR comes from the coding sequence ATGCTTCCCCTCATCGACGTGGTCTTCCTGCTGCTCGTCTTCTTCATCTACGCCATGCTCTCCATGGCCGTCCACCGGGGCGGGCGGGTGGAGCTTCCGGCCTCGCGGGCGGCGGCCGTCGAGACCGGCGAGGCCGTGGCCGTGACCATACGCAGAGAGGGCGAGGCCGTGGAGCTGCTCGTCGACGGCGAGGCCGTGCCCCGTGACGGTTTCGTCGGACTCCTGCGCGAGCGGGCCGGCGGGTCGGCGGACCGCAAGGTGAGGGTCTTCGCCGACAGGAGCGTATCCTACGAGCAGCTCTTCTCCGTGCTCGACATGGTGAAGGAGGCGGGGCTGTCGCGCATCTCGCTCCAGGCAGGCCCCCGGCGCGGCGCAAGATGA
- a CDS encoding biopolymer transporter has protein sequence MEVTALLKSFIFLTASSLLLPVLAMLAALTVWVVVHGGSFFALWLERRRAGRPADAVEALARGEYRSFGPAVETFCRRLAEVDRGGRADVAVMSLLRETEHRLWKELDVLRIVTRAGPGLGLVGTLIPMGTALASLGDGDLTRLSGELVVAFTTTVVGMTLGLLSHFFHTVQRRWVEEDVRHMEIAAELATSGEDGR, from the coding sequence CTTCTGCTGCCCGTGCTCGCCATGCTCGCGGCGCTTACGGTCTGGGTCGTCGTCCACGGCGGTTCGTTCTTCGCCCTCTGGCTCGAACGCCGCCGCGCCGGCAGGCCAGCAGACGCCGTTGAGGCCCTGGCGCGCGGCGAGTACAGGAGCTTCGGGCCGGCTGTAGAGACGTTCTGCCGCAGGCTCGCCGAGGTGGACCGCGGCGGGCGGGCCGACGTGGCGGTCATGAGCCTGCTGCGCGAGACGGAGCACCGGCTCTGGAAGGAGCTCGACGTGCTGCGTATCGTAACGCGCGCCGGGCCGGGGCTGGGGCTGGTCGGGACCCTCATACCCATGGGCACGGCCCTCGCCTCGCTCGGCGACGGCGACCTGACGCGCCTTTCCGGGGAACTCGTCGTGGCCTTCACGACCACGGTCGTGGGCATGACACTTGGTCTGTTGAGCCACTTCTTTCATACCGTGCAGCGCCGCTGGGTGGAGGAGGACGTAAGGCACATGGAGATAGCCGCCGAGCTTGCGACTTCGGGGGAGGACGGCCGGTGA
- a CDS encoding adenosylcobinamide amidohydrolase, with translation MKTKTLQRAAALLLLLLLAPAAAPARDYPLVFTDSAGVETRLDERPRRVVSLSPAVTEMLFRIGAADAVAGITYHDTSWPQAAGKEVVGGFVSPDIERIEALAPDLVFHSALNREALSPLRGHTTLVNLSARTVAEGFEEIELLGRIFGREQEAAAVVAEQRRLLELTARKTALIPAEQRLRVMRIMGRERLMAPGDDSFQNEYIRAAGAIAPHWGRDGAVVPVSAQEWLAFDPQVVYGCGGDRALLSILHSEPWNGVEAVKEGRIYFFPCELTCRVSTHAGYFTAWLAATVYEDLFAGPGNTVLPAGVIRRRPLSVELPYVERAELVESDVFDFRNKTLVVTFSEPMEVLSTLDGPRSGVTAAANHYFPPPAWGLGHRLGVEGLRRETLAALGLDPASTAVLFTGADMDDAAVVTESFREMEVTVVVTAGVTGNAMRMGYDEGAFYEPERRGPGTVNIIVMTNMRLTGRAMARAVVTATEAKSAALQDLDIRSSYSGAANGATGTGTDNVMVVEGRGPLVDAAGGHTKMGELIARAVRRGVMRAVEAGNGLRADRPVFRRLRERGIEFHGLCSVFGGGDRRLCAEAERLLLDPFYAGFVESMLAVSDGVERGLVADSGSVGDWADAVAARIAGRPVRAEAVDVPGVPPVLSRAVGAIFSGLAAREADKASGRPAAGPAGPGP, from the coding sequence ATGAAGACGAAGACCCTTCAGCGCGCCGCGGCGCTCCTTCTGCTCTTGCTCCTTGCGCCGGCGGCGGCACCTGCCCGAGACTACCCGCTGGTCTTCACCGATTCGGCGGGCGTGGAGACGAGACTCGATGAGAGGCCGCGCCGCGTGGTGTCGCTGTCTCCGGCGGTGACGGAGATGCTCTTTCGCATAGGAGCCGCCGACGCCGTGGCAGGCATCACATACCACGACACCTCGTGGCCCCAGGCGGCCGGCAAAGAGGTCGTCGGCGGCTTCGTCTCGCCGGACATCGAACGGATCGAGGCGCTGGCCCCGGACCTCGTCTTCCATTCGGCCCTGAACCGGGAGGCGCTCTCCCCTCTCCGGGGACACACCACGCTCGTAAACCTGTCGGCCCGCACGGTGGCCGAGGGCTTCGAAGAGATCGAGCTTCTGGGCCGCATCTTCGGCCGCGAGCAAGAGGCCGCCGCGGTGGTCGCCGAGCAGCGCAGGCTGCTTGAGCTGACGGCGCGCAAGACGGCGCTCATCCCAGCGGAACAGAGGCTTCGCGTCATGCGCATAATGGGGAGAGAGCGCCTCATGGCTCCCGGCGACGACTCGTTCCAGAACGAGTACATACGGGCGGCCGGGGCCATCGCGCCGCACTGGGGCAGGGACGGCGCCGTGGTGCCCGTATCGGCGCAAGAGTGGCTCGCCTTCGACCCCCAGGTCGTCTACGGCTGCGGCGGCGACAGGGCCCTGCTCTCCATCCTCCACAGCGAACCGTGGAACGGGGTCGAGGCCGTGAAGGAGGGCCGCATATACTTCTTTCCCTGCGAGCTCACCTGCCGCGTATCGACCCATGCGGGCTACTTCACCGCCTGGCTCGCCGCCACCGTCTATGAAGACCTCTTCGCCGGTCCCGGCAATACGGTCCTGCCCGCGGGCGTCATAAGGCGCAGGCCCCTGTCCGTCGAGCTCCCCTACGTTGAACGGGCCGAGCTCGTGGAGAGCGACGTCTTTGACTTCCGGAACAAAACACTCGTCGTCACCTTCAGCGAGCCCATGGAGGTGCTCTCAACCCTCGATGGACCGCGAAGCGGCGTTACGGCGGCGGCGAACCACTACTTTCCGCCGCCGGCCTGGGGCCTTGGGCACAGGCTGGGGGTGGAGGGGCTGCGCCGGGAGACCCTGGCGGCGCTGGGCCTTGACCCGGCGTCGACGGCCGTGCTCTTCACGGGTGCCGACATGGACGACGCCGCCGTTGTCACCGAGTCCTTCAGGGAGATGGAGGTAACGGTCGTGGTCACCGCCGGCGTGACGGGCAACGCCATGCGGATGGGCTACGACGAGGGGGCGTTCTACGAGCCGGAACGGCGCGGCCCCGGCACCGTAAACATCATCGTAATGACCAACATGCGCCTTACGGGGCGCGCCATGGCCCGTGCCGTGGTTACCGCAACGGAGGCCAAGAGCGCGGCGCTCCAGGACCTCGACATAAGGTCGAGCTACAGCGGTGCGGCAAACGGCGCGACGGGGACGGGCACGGACAACGTCATGGTGGTCGAGGGACGCGGTCCCCTCGTGGACGCCGCCGGCGGCCACACGAAGATGGGCGAGCTCATTGCGCGGGCCGTGCGTCGCGGGGTGATGCGGGCCGTCGAGGCGGGCAACGGCCTCAGGGCCGACCGGCCGGTATTCCGGCGGCTGCGCGAAAGGGGCATCGAGTTCCACGGGCTGTGCAGCGTCTTCGGCGGCGGGGACCGGCGGCTCTGCGCCGAGGCCGAGCGCTTGCTGCTCGATCCGTTCTACGCCGGCTTCGTTGAGTCCATGCTCGCCGTAAGCGACGGCGTGGAAAGGGGGCTGGTGGCCGACTCCGGGTCCGTCGGCGACTGGGCCGACGCCGTTGCGGCCCGTATAGCCGGACGGCCCGTGCGGGCGGAGGCCGTCGATGTGCCGGGGGTGCCGCCCGTGCTGTCGAGGGCCGTGGGGGCGATCTTCTCGGGGCTCGCCGCAAGGGAGGCGGACAAGGCATCGGGACGTCCGGCCGCCGGGCCGGCGGGGCCGGGACCGTGA